The Clostridium sp. AWRP genome has a window encoding:
- a CDS encoding response regulator transcription factor, with product MLADDHLLFLEGLQYMLKTYGIEVAGTARDGGEALEKARILKPDIILMDISMPMCSGIDALKLIKAEMSYIKIVMLTASEDDSDLFDAVRYGASGYILKNTDGKELLNMLADLEKGQVTLSPHIATRILKEFGSSYIKGNIFYENKLEHKNKKLLTKRQLEILKMVAKGITYKKVGETLGITERTVKYHMGRIIELLHVENRSQVIAYAAKIGVVKDKRDNM from the coding sequence ATGCTAGCAGATGACCATCTTTTATTTTTAGAAGGTCTTCAATATATGCTTAAGACTTATGGCATAGAAGTTGCAGGGACAGCAAGAGACGGGGGAGAGGCTCTTGAAAAGGCCAGAATATTAAAACCGGATATTATTTTAATGGATATCAGTATGCCTATGTGCAGCGGAATAGATGCATTGAAATTAATTAAGGCTGAAATGTCATATATTAAAATTGTAATGCTTACTGCATCTGAAGATGATAGCGATCTTTTTGATGCAGTAAGATATGGAGCATCCGGATATATTTTAAAAAACACCGATGGAAAAGAACTTCTGAATATGTTGGCTGATCTTGAAAAAGGTCAGGTTACCCTTTCACCGCATATTGCTACCCGAATTTTGAAAGAATTTGGATCTAGCTATATAAAGGGTAATATTTTTTATGAAAATAAACTAGAGCATAAAAACAAAAAGTTACTGACAAAACGTCAATTAGAAATATTAAAAATGGTAGCTAAGGGAATTACTTATAAAAAAGTAGGAGAAACTCTAGGAATTACAGAACGAACAGTTAAGTATCATATGGGTAGAATTATAGAGTTGCTTCATGTTGAAAATAGGTCACAGGTAATTGCTTATGCAGCTAAGATAGGTGTTGTAAAGGATAAGAGAGATAATATGTGA
- a CDS encoding biotin/lipoyl-binding protein has translation MKNNIFRKTSLERISSPEQLNEYIKIVNPGVFGILIGLIAIIASVGLWSMFGSISDTVQVKGMVFPQNGIVNVISSVEGRISDVRVKEGDFVNTGQIISIVPQDNLIKQINEMKLNGDSNSKQINSLVSQYENTSIISSPVSGMVINVMKMGDSVSTDKPVAKIIKQEKYANDKQVICYVSASTAKKLSMGMDVQVSPDFASREEYGYMYGRITSIGEYPVTSDEVDSAMGGLENKSNLLPGGSAIEVKINLTMDPNSSDLIKWSNKKGENTQIGIGTNCNILIVLNKQHPIKLIFSGSQED, from the coding sequence ATGAAAAATAATATATTCAGAAAAACGTCTTTGGAGAGAATATCTTCTCCTGAACAGTTAAATGAGTATATAAAGATTGTAAATCCGGGGGTATTTGGCATATTAATAGGACTTATAGCTATCATTGCTTCTGTAGGCTTGTGGTCTATGTTTGGAAGCATATCTGATACTGTTCAAGTAAAGGGAATGGTATTTCCACAAAATGGTATTGTAAATGTTATTTCCTCAGTTGAGGGTCGTATAAGTGATGTGAGGGTAAAAGAGGGAGACTTTGTTAATACGGGACAAATTATTTCGATTGTACCACAGGATAACCTTATAAAACAGATTAATGAAATGAAATTAAATGGTGATTCGAATAGTAAACAAATAAACTCACTTGTATCTCAGTATGAAAATACGTCTATTATTTCATCTCCTGTTTCAGGAATGGTAATAAATGTTATGAAAATGGGAGACAGCGTTTCAACTGATAAGCCTGTTGCAAAAATTATAAAACAAGAGAAATATGCAAACGATAAACAGGTTATTTGCTACGTATCAGCTTCTACGGCAAAAAAGCTTTCGATGGGTATGGATGTTCAGGTGTCACCTGATTTTGCATCAAGGGAAGAATACGGATATATGTATGGACGTATTACGAGTATAGGTGAGTATCCTGTAACTTCTGATGAAGTTGATTCAGCCATGGGTGGTTTGGAGAATAAAAGTAATCTTTTACCTGGAGGAAGTGCTATAGAGGTAAAGATAAATCTTACTATGGATCCTAATTCTTCAGATTTGATAAAATGGTCTAACAAAAAAGGTGAAAATACTCAGATAGGAATAGGTACAAACTGTAACATATTAATTGTATTAAACAAGCAGCATCCTATTAAACTTATTTTCTCGGGAAGTCAGGAGGATTGA
- a CDS encoding NHLP family bacteriocin export ABC transporter peptidase/permease/ATPase subunit, producing the protein MGRTVKVPVIMQMEALECGAACLAMVLAYFGKWVPLEKVRLDCGVSRDGSSARNILLAARNYGLKAKGYRMEPKALKDIELPAIIHWNFNHFVIFDGFKKDKALLNDPARGTVAVSMDEFDKSFTGIVLRFKKTENFIPDGKPKSILDFTRRRLRGTMDSFIIVGVTGFLIAAVNMVTPVFSRVFIDNILSGKSPEWFSSFIIVVGFTILLEFFIEFIEAIYLLKIRGKLAITSNATFMWHVLRLPVEFFSQRFAGDIASRQKSNEEIAETLIEKLAPVFLNVTMIIFYLAVMLSYSVVLSCVGIAAIFLNMIAVRMVSKKRINLSRTFERDSGKLAGFTIAGIEMIESIKASGAETGFFERWAGYNAKQNNSQVDFLRTEQYMEAIPEFLKQVSDTAVLMIGVYLVLDGKFTIGMLIAFQGFLNAFLSPVNQLVNVAQSFQEMQSQMERVEDVISYKPDVESDMNNSKYIQPQDYQKLTGNIEIKGLTFGYSRVAPPLIENFNISMKCGSRIALVGGSGSGKSTISKLISGLYQQWSGEILFDGQPKNQINREIFTNSLAVVDQDIVLFEDTIFANITMWDSSIPQEAVIKAAKDAQIHEDIMQREGGYSHVIREGGSNFSGGQRQRFEIARALVQNPSIIILDEATSALDPKTEFSIMEAIKARGITCIIIAHRLSTIRDCDEIVVLEKGKVVERGTHNEMMGNGGKYAQLISTE; encoded by the coding sequence ATGGGCAGAACTGTTAAGGTACCAGTTATAATGCAAATGGAAGCTCTTGAATGTGGAGCGGCATGTCTTGCAATGGTACTTGCGTATTTTGGAAAATGGGTACCTCTTGAAAAAGTACGCTTGGATTGTGGAGTGTCTCGTGATGGAAGTTCAGCAAGGAACATTCTACTAGCTGCAAGGAATTATGGACTCAAAGCTAAAGGGTACAGAATGGAGCCAAAGGCACTTAAAGACATTGAACTGCCAGCAATTATACATTGGAATTTCAACCATTTTGTAATATTTGATGGTTTTAAAAAGGATAAAGCACTGTTAAATGACCCAGCAAGGGGAACTGTAGCAGTTTCCATGGATGAATTTGATAAGTCTTTTACAGGCATTGTACTTCGATTTAAGAAGACGGAGAATTTTATTCCAGATGGCAAGCCTAAGAGTATATTGGACTTTACCAGGAGAAGACTTCGTGGTACTATGGATTCTTTTATTATTGTAGGTGTTACTGGCTTTTTAATTGCAGCAGTCAATATGGTTACTCCTGTTTTTTCACGTGTTTTTATTGATAATATTTTATCTGGAAAAAGTCCGGAGTGGTTTAGTTCCTTTATTATTGTGGTAGGATTTACTATTTTACTTGAGTTTTTCATAGAATTCATAGAAGCTATTTATTTACTAAAAATAAGGGGGAAATTGGCTATTACGTCAAATGCAACGTTTATGTGGCATGTACTTAGACTTCCGGTAGAATTTTTTTCGCAGCGTTTTGCAGGTGATATTGCTTCAAGACAGAAAAGCAATGAAGAAATTGCTGAAACCTTAATAGAGAAACTTGCACCTGTTTTCCTAAACGTTACAATGATTATATTCTATCTTGCAGTAATGCTAAGTTACAGTGTTGTACTTTCATGTGTTGGAATAGCGGCAATTTTTTTGAACATGATTGCAGTACGTATGGTCTCAAAAAAACGGATAAATTTAAGTCGTACATTTGAGCGAGACAGTGGTAAGCTTGCAGGCTTTACCATAGCTGGTATTGAAATGATTGAATCTATTAAGGCAAGTGGTGCTGAAACAGGATTTTTTGAACGGTGGGCAGGTTATAATGCTAAACAGAATAACTCACAGGTAGATTTTTTACGTACAGAACAGTATATGGAAGCTATTCCAGAATTTTTAAAGCAAGTATCCGATACAGCTGTTTTAATGATAGGTGTCTATTTAGTACTTGATGGAAAATTTACAATAGGTATGCTTATTGCATTTCAGGGCTTTTTAAATGCTTTTTTGAGTCCTGTAAATCAGCTTGTTAATGTGGCTCAGTCCTTTCAAGAAATGCAGAGTCAGATGGAGCGGGTAGAGGATGTTATAAGTTATAAACCGGATGTAGAATCTGATATGAATAATTCAAAATACATTCAACCGCAGGATTACCAAAAGCTTACTGGAAATATTGAAATTAAAGGGTTAACGTTTGGGTATAGTAGGGTGGCTCCGCCGCTTATTGAAAATTTCAATATAAGTATGAAGTGCGGTTCCAGAATTGCTCTTGTTGGTGGATCTGGCAGTGGTAAATCCACTATTTCTAAGCTTATTTCAGGATTATATCAGCAGTGGTCAGGCGAAATTTTATTTGATGGTCAACCAAAGAATCAGATAAATAGGGAAATATTTACGAACTCACTGGCGGTTGTAGATCAGGATATTGTACTATTTGAGGATACTATTTTTGCAAATATAACTATGTGGGACAGTTCAATTCCACAAGAAGCAGTGATAAAAGCGGCAAAAGATGCACAAATTCATGAGGATATCATGCAGCGTGAAGGAGGTTACAGTCACGTAATAAGAGAAGGAGGAAGTAATTTTTCAGGCGGTCAGCGCCAGAGATTTGAAATAGCTAGAGCACTGGTTCAAAATCCTTCCATAATTATTCTTGATGAAGCTACCTCGGCCCTTGATCCTAAAACGGAGTTTTCTATAATGGAAGCTATAAAAGCTAGAGGTATTACCTGTATAATTATTGCCCATAGGCTTTCTACCATAAGGGACTGTGACGAGATTGTTGTACTTGAAAAGGGCAAGGTTGTAGAGAGAGGTACACATAATGAAATGATGGGTAATGGGGGTAAATATGCACAATTGATTTCAACAGAATAA
- a CDS encoding NHLP bacteriocin export ABC transporter permease/ATPase subunit → MKLSFSEQIKKRIENDRNSFWTSFYDLSSIVSNGIKRGKGTNNSKRVSKEAMEQILNYYGAKIVKIPENIIDENEQLEYLLKPTGIMRRRIELKDKWWKQTTGPLLGCTVNGSVVALMPRLLSGYSYFDPDSGKIIIINNKTEKFIQTEGFCFYRPLPAKKLNILDLLVYMKKSILKSDVIYILGSSLLVTLLGMLLPFINKQIFNNIIPSGTKSDIFPMAELLLGIAVATTLFNVTKRIIVIRFGNKINLSVQSAAMNRVLSLKASFFKEYSSGELTNRISAIEQLCSILSGNVITSGLSVMFSLAYIFQMNNYAPALVAPGMMIILMMLGFTILSGFLQNTVTKKVMKVSAKNSGLVYQLFSGVQKIKLAGAEKRAFSKWASRYKDQAKLTYAPPVFLRIESAVITAISMGGSLLLYYFADKTKVSVSNYIAFNAAYSGVSGAILGLASTVTTLANIKPLMEMVEPILKSVPELDENKIIPQSMSGRIEISNVTFRYTKGGPTILNNINLKVEPGEYVGIVGKTGCGKSTLIRLILGFESPEEGSVYFDGMDLESLDVRSVRQNIGVVMQNGKLFSGDIYSNIIISSPWLTIEEAWDAACLAGLEEDIKAMPMGMQTMIGEGCGGISGGQRQRIMIARAIAPKPKIILFDEATSALDNITQKIVSDSLERLKSTRIVVAHRLSTIKNCDRIIVIDKGEIKENGTFDELINRCGLFYELASRQIV, encoded by the coding sequence ATGAAATTGAGTTTTAGTGAACAAATAAAAAAAAGAATTGAAAATGATAGAAATTCATTTTGGACATCCTTTTATGACCTTTCTTCTATTGTTAGCAATGGTATAAAAAGAGGAAAAGGAACAAATAACTCAAAAAGGGTTTCAAAAGAAGCTATGGAACAGATTTTGAATTACTATGGAGCCAAAATAGTTAAAATTCCTGAAAATATAATTGATGAAAACGAGCAGCTTGAATATTTACTTAAGCCAACTGGCATCATGCGCCGCAGAATTGAGCTTAAAGATAAATGGTGGAAACAGACCACAGGACCTCTTTTAGGGTGTACAGTAAATGGAAGTGTTGTGGCACTTATGCCCAGACTTTTGTCAGGTTATAGTTATTTTGATCCAGATAGTGGCAAAATTATAATAATTAATAACAAAACAGAAAAATTTATACAAACAGAAGGCTTTTGCTTTTATCGCCCACTTCCGGCAAAAAAATTGAATATACTTGATTTATTAGTATACATGAAAAAGAGCATATTAAAATCCGATGTGATATATATTTTAGGTTCAAGTTTGTTGGTTACTCTTCTTGGTATGCTGCTTCCTTTCATTAATAAGCAGATATTCAATAATATTATACCATCTGGTACAAAGAGTGACATATTTCCTATGGCGGAATTGCTTTTGGGAATAGCTGTTGCAACTACTCTTTTTAATGTAACGAAACGTATTATTGTTATACGTTTTGGTAATAAGATAAATTTATCTGTACAGAGTGCTGCTATGAATAGAGTACTTTCTTTAAAAGCAAGTTTTTTCAAAGAGTATTCTTCAGGTGAATTGACAAACAGGATCTCAGCAATAGAACAGCTTTGTAGTATACTTTCAGGTAATGTTATAACATCAGGACTTTCGGTGATGTTTTCACTGGCATATATTTTTCAGATGAATAACTATGCACCTGCACTTGTTGCCCCAGGTATGATGATAATTTTGATGATGTTAGGTTTTACAATACTTTCAGGTTTTTTGCAAAATACTGTAACAAAAAAGGTTATGAAGGTTTCTGCAAAAAATTCTGGACTTGTGTACCAATTATTTTCCGGTGTACAGAAAATAAAGCTTGCAGGAGCAGAAAAGCGTGCTTTTAGTAAATGGGCTTCAAGATACAAGGATCAGGCAAAGCTTACTTATGCACCTCCGGTATTTTTAAGGATAGAGAGTGCTGTTATAACAGCTATTTCTATGGGAGGCAGTCTTTTGCTCTATTATTTTGCAGATAAGACAAAAGTTTCAGTTTCCAATTATATTGCATTTAATGCTGCATATAGTGGGGTGAGTGGTGCAATCCTTGGACTTGCTAGTACTGTTACAACACTGGCAAATATAAAACCTCTCATGGAAATGGTGGAACCTATTTTAAAATCTGTACCTGAGCTTGATGAGAATAAAATTATTCCGCAGAGTATGTCTGGTCGTATAGAGATAAGTAATGTTACATTCCGTTATACAAAAGGAGGGCCAACTATTTTAAATAATATAAACTTAAAAGTTGAACCTGGAGAGTATGTTGGCATTGTTGGTAAAACAGGTTGTGGAAAATCCACTCTTATAAGGTTGATTCTTGGTTTTGAAAGTCCTGAAGAGGGATCAGTGTATTTCGATGGGATGGATCTGGAAAGCCTTGATGTGCGTTCTGTGCGTCAAAATATTGGAGTTGTAATGCAAAATGGCAAACTTTTTTCAGGAGATATCTATTCAAATATAATTATTTCATCGCCGTGGCTTACTATAGAAGAAGCATGGGATGCAGCGTGCCTTGCGGGTCTTGAAGAAGATATAAAAGCTATGCCAATGGGTATGCAGACAATGATTGGTGAGGGGTGTGGTGGTATATCGGGAGGACAGCGTCAAAGAATTATGATTGCTAGGGCAATAGCACCAAAGCCCAAAATTATACTTTTTGATGAAGCTACATCTGCTCTTGATAACATTACTCAAAAGATAGTATCAGATTCGCTTGAAAGGCTTAAATCTACTAGAATTGTTGTAGCACATAGACTTTCAACTATCAAAAACTGTGACAGAATTATTGTTATTGATAAAGGTGAAATAAAAGAGAATGGTACCTTTGATGAGCTCATTAATAGATGTGGATTATTTTATGAACTGGCATCAAGACAAATAGTCTAG
- a CDS encoding ABC transporter substrate-binding protein, with translation MRKFIAVLIIFAFALGMTGCRGVMEDNEKTIYIPVLGDASWLRSDGSFYNGVQLAVEDCVKEYSSLGYDVKTSIIDDKAAYDNGVADAIKLGNDSKVTAVLNVQNFDVSKTTTDILSSKNKIVLLPYGCYDELCTKEYKNVFCNVPSSADLGKAMALYAAQMGYNRIAVYHNGTSAQDDIATAFELNLKGTKSKIIDYVPNIVSQNDFDSIYDRWDALSCDAVVITQYGLERAYQVLKMIRQKNSKIPIIGEPIFDRANYLSTYKKDAENIVIPSTLIIQPGNKLNKFLEHYRQKYGKEADIWSIQGYDSIRLIVDTAVKNKTVNNQEIAKIMHDEKGYSGVQGTIKFDAGGALKTDIKKLNMLICKNGNFVKIKNDN, from the coding sequence ATGAGAAAGTTTATTGCAGTATTAATTATTTTTGCTTTTGCATTAGGCATGACTGGATGCCGGGGTGTTATGGAAGATAATGAAAAAACTATTTATATACCAGTACTTGGTGATGCTTCATGGCTTCGTAGTGATGGGTCATTTTATAATGGTGTTCAGCTGGCAGTAGAGGATTGTGTTAAGGAATATTCATCCCTTGGATATGATGTAAAAACATCAATTATTGATGACAAGGCTGCTTATGATAATGGTGTGGCTGATGCTATAAAGCTTGGTAATGATTCAAAGGTAACTGCCGTTTTAAATGTACAGAATTTTGATGTTTCAAAAACTACAACAGATATTCTTAGCAGCAAGAATAAGATAGTTCTTCTACCCTATGGATGTTATGATGAATTATGTACTAAAGAGTATAAAAATGTTTTTTGTAATGTACCTAGTTCTGCAGATCTTGGTAAAGCTATGGCTCTATATGCAGCTCAAATGGGTTACAATCGTATAGCCGTATATCATAATGGTACATCTGCCCAGGATGATATTGCAACGGCCTTTGAGCTTAACCTTAAGGGTACAAAATCAAAAATAATAGATTATGTTCCAAATATTGTATCACAAAATGATTTTGATAGTATATATGATAGATGGGATGCACTTTCCTGTGATGCTGTAGTAATAACACAATATGGATTAGAAAGGGCATATCAGGTTTTGAAAATGATTAGACAAAAAAACAGTAAAATCCCAATTATTGGAGAGCCCATTTTTGATAGGGCAAATTATTTAAGTACGTATAAAAAAGATGCAGAAAATATTGTTATACCATCAACTTTAATTATTCAACCTGGTAATAAGTTAAACAAGTTTTTGGAGCATTATAGGCAGAAATATGGTAAAGAAGCAGATATCTGGTCTATACAAGGATATGATTCTATAAGGCTAATTGTTGATACAGCTGTTAAAAATAAAACTGTGAATAATCAAGAAATTGCAAAGATTATGCATGATGAAAAGGGATATTCTGGAGTTCAGGGAACAATTAAGTTTGATGCTGGAGGAGCACTAAAAACTGATATAAAAAAATTGAATATGTTAATATGTAAAAATGGCAATTTTGTAAAGATAAAAAATGATAATTAG
- a CDS encoding DUF3574 domain-containing protein has translation MVSKKKFNIIVVIMFFCIILSSCGTVGNKDLLGSQSKATKYTLHIGLNDKNTYKQQISDEKAFQIVTNTSLKYVNGFTIYRCQGLYKDKKSKITKENSLVLEIYGANEKEIKSIMDELLVSLNQESILVEKGDVTYEFYSKKGD, from the coding sequence ATGGTAAGTAAAAAAAAGTTTAATATTATAGTAGTAATTATGTTTTTTTGTATTATACTGTCAAGCTGCGGCACGGTAGGGAACAAGGACTTATTAGGAAGTCAATCAAAAGCAACAAAATATACCCTACACATTGGACTTAACGATAAGAATACTTACAAGCAGCAAATCAGTGACGAAAAAGCATTCCAGATTGTGACTAATACAAGCCTTAAATACGTTAATGGATTTACTATTTATAGGTGTCAGGGGTTATATAAAGATAAAAAAAGTAAGATTACTAAAGAGAACAGCTTGGTTCTTGAAATTTATGGTGCTAATGAAAAAGAAATAAAAAGTATTATGGATGAACTCCTTGTAAGTCTCAATCAGGAATCAATCCTCGTGGAAAAAGGTGATGTGACCTATGAATTTTACAGTAAGAAAGGAGATTAA
- a CDS encoding DMT family transporter, with product MTKTESNIVLFSITVCWAFSYIFIKNISNSISAFSYLTMTSGVASIILTIVFLKKLREYNKKILFHAFILALILCGNSVFEKIGLATIPASSAAFVASLNIVFVPLMMLAFKKTISLNNMVGIILILIGVIVNSGVKFGQSLNEGFFIMTLATFCMSVYIITVDNFAKKDDPLLLGIGQMFFTFAIAFVLWFIENPKTFFTITYTNSLLANIFLLAFFSKAYAYIMLVYSQKYASPISVTVIASMEPVVTMVLALLIPNAFGNTEILSVEKVVGCLFILCGSIFAGTNFLNRIKSKLKERCEEGVTISKQ from the coding sequence GTGACTAAAACAGAGTCAAATATTGTTTTATTTTCTATTACTGTTTGTTGGGCATTTTCATATATTTTTATAAAAAATATATCAAACTCAATTTCAGCATTTTCTTATTTGACTATGACATCAGGAGTAGCCAGTATTATATTAACTATAGTTTTTTTGAAAAAGCTTAGAGAATATAACAAAAAAATTTTATTTCATGCTTTTATATTGGCTTTAATATTATGTGGTAATTCTGTGTTTGAAAAGATAGGACTTGCTACAATACCAGCATCTTCTGCTGCTTTTGTAGCTTCTCTTAACATTGTTTTTGTTCCTTTGATGATGCTTGCTTTTAAAAAGACAATAAGCCTTAACAATATGGTAGGTATTATTTTGATTTTAATAGGAGTTATTGTAAATAGCGGCGTGAAATTTGGACAAAGTTTAAATGAAGGCTTCTTTATAATGACATTGGCTACTTTTTGTATGTCAGTTTATATAATAACTGTTGACAATTTTGCGAAAAAAGATGATCCTCTTCTTCTTGGAATAGGACAAATGTTTTTCACTTTTGCTATTGCTTTTGTCCTTTGGTTTATAGAGAATCCGAAAACTTTCTTTACAATTACTTATACAAATTCCCTTTTGGCGAATATATTTCTTCTTGCATTTTTTTCCAAGGCGTATGCCTATATAATGCTTGTATATTCGCAAAAGTATGCATCCCCTATAAGTGTTACTGTTATTGCATCTATGGAACCTGTAGTCACGATGGTACTGGCACTGTTAATTCCAAATGCATTTGGCAATACTGAAATTTTGTCGGTAGAAAAAGTTGTAGGTTGTTTGTTTATCTTGTGTGGATCCATTTTTGCAGGAACTAATTTCTTAAACAGAATCAAATCAAAATTAAAAGAGAGATGTGAAGAGGGTGTAACGATATCAAAACAATAG
- a CDS encoding ECF transporter S component, which yields MKTGLCTLVFIGMAVPFKVMVLIPGLTEIRPVNAVPIVVGLLFGPEGALGCAVGNLVADLFGTFSAASVFGVLGNFTAAYLPYKIWYMNGNKELPNVKTNKNILRFIIIAIVSSLSVAVILSCGLDILNELWGKSIFLIVFLNDFGFSLFLGMPVFIVLTSEQLNISFTIPKAFIPSEKNILRKRVLFIMLVVSGIIFSFLVCMGIRFIESWVMIVSSIVFSMSAAAFMIKK from the coding sequence TTGAAGACAGGGTTGTGTACATTGGTATTTATAGGTATGGCTGTGCCTTTTAAAGTTATGGTTTTGATACCTGGACTTACGGAAATTCGCCCTGTAAATGCTGTACCAATTGTTGTGGGACTTTTATTTGGACCGGAAGGAGCCCTAGGATGTGCTGTGGGAAACCTTGTAGCAGATTTATTCGGTACCTTTTCGGCAGCTTCTGTTTTTGGAGTTTTGGGCAATTTTACTGCTGCATATCTTCCGTATAAAATCTGGTATATGAATGGAAATAAAGAGCTGCCAAATGTGAAGACTAATAAAAATATCCTGCGGTTTATTATAATAGCTATAGTTAGCTCTCTTAGTGTAGCTGTAATTTTGTCTTGTGGGCTTGATATACTTAATGAGCTATGGGGAAAGTCTATATTTCTTATAGTATTTTTAAATGATTTTGGATTTTCATTATTTTTAGGTATGCCAGTATTTATAGTTTTAACATCTGAGCAATTAAATATTAGTTTTACAATACCAAAAGCTTTTATTCCTAGTGAAAAAAATATACTTAGAAAAAGAGTTTTATTTATAATGCTTGTTGTTAGTGGAATAATATTTTCTTTTTTGGTTTGTATGGGAATCAGATTTATTGAATCATGGGTAATGATTGTCAGTAGTATTGTTTTTAGCATGTCTGCAGCTGCTTTTATGATAAAAAAATAG
- a CDS encoding sigma-70 family RNA polymerase sigma factor, whose amino-acid sequence MKKGRCEKDLNKNVKLDEKYESHGEELLIYAFNTYYQKVFNFFYGHLNNRTVSQDLTGEVFVRAASAWHQYDELKGAVSTWIFTIAQNILKDYLRKKKPMLTEVYEVQDDFNVQDHVENKEEIAALKKAMFCLSEREKEVLQFKYFAGLKNTEIAELTGLSGTNIGVIVHRALQKLRKKLKEYL is encoded by the coding sequence ATGAAAAAAGGAAGGTGTGAAAAAGATTTGAACAAAAACGTGAAACTTGATGAAAAGTATGAATCCCATGGAGAAGAATTGCTAATTTATGCTTTTAACACATATTATCAGAAGGTTTTCAATTTTTTCTATGGACACCTGAATAATCGTACTGTCTCCCAAGATCTTACGGGAGAGGTTTTTGTAAGAGCTGCGTCGGCATGGCATCAGTATGATGAGTTAAAGGGGGCTGTATCTACCTGGATATTTACAATAGCTCAAAATATTTTAAAAGATTACTTGAGAAAAAAGAAGCCTATGCTTACAGAGGTTTATGAAGTACAGGATGATTTTAACGTACAGGATCACGTAGAGAATAAAGAAGAGATAGCAGCGTTGAAGAAGGCAATGTTCTGTCTTTCGGAAAGAGAAAAAGAAGTTTTACAGTTTAAATATTTTGCTGGACTAAAAAATACTGAAATAGCAGAACTTACAGGCTTGTCAGGAACAAATATTGGAGTTATAGTTCACCGTGCTTTGCAAAAGCTTAGAAAAAAATTAAAAGAATATCTTTAA
- a CDS encoding Nif11-like leader peptide family RiPP precursor, translating to MSKENVQKFYASIKDDEKTNQEVLEAAAAGNIVEYAKKKGFEFTKEEYDEFISEISTDTSEIPDEQLDKVAGGIHCGGLTPQIKVICKQCGWDSGLRGINVCITLTGIHRANTGHTKYKVV from the coding sequence ATGTCAAAGGAAAATGTACAGAAATTTTATGCTTCAATTAAGGATGACGAGAAAACAAATCAAGAGGTGTTAGAGGCAGCAGCTGCAGGTAATATTGTGGAATATGCAAAGAAAAAAGGTTTTGAATTTACCAAAGAAGAGTACGATGAATTTATTTCTGAAATCTCAACCGATACAAGTGAAATTCCAGATGAGCAGCTAGATAAAGTTGCAGGTGGTATTCATTGTGGTGGTCTTACACCGCAAATTAAAGTAATATGTAAACAGTGTGGATGGGACAGCGGATTGAGAGGCATTAATGTCTGCATTACATTGACAGGTATCCATCGTGCAAATACAGGTCATACAAAGTACAAGGTAGTATAG
- a CDS encoding Nif11-like leader peptide family RiPP precursor has product MSKENVQKFYASIKDDEKINQKVLEAAAAGNIVEYAREKGFEFTKEEYDEFISEISTDTSEIPDDQLDKVAGGFDLHGDSTSQIRTVMCKQCGWKSGWGVKNSNVHFLEALHCAKTGHTKYKVV; this is encoded by the coding sequence ATGTCAAAGGAAAATGTACAGAAATTTTATGCTTCAATTAAGGATGACGAGAAAATAAATCAAAAGGTGTTAGAGGCAGCAGCTGCAGGTAATATTGTGGAATATGCCAGGGAAAAAGGTTTTGAATTTACCAAAGAAGAGTACGATGAGTTTATTTCTGAAATCTCAACCGATACAAGTGAAATTCCAGACGACCAACTAGATAAAGTTGCGGGTGGTTTCGATTTGCATGGTGATAGTACATCGCAAATTAGAACAGTAATGTGCAAACAATGTGGATGGAAAAGTGGATGGGGGGTAAAAAATAGTAATGTTCATTTTCTGGAAGCTCTGCATTGTGCAAAGACAGGTCATACAAAATACAAGGTAGTATAG